The nucleotide sequence AGCGCACGTGGCGACGGCAGCGGGGCGCGGCGACACGGTGGAGATGGTGGACGAACTGATGGAGGCGCTGAGGTACCGCTGAGGGTTGAGGGGTGATGGAAAAAGCACGGCCAGCGCGGGGGATTCCGGCTGGCCTGTCTGTGTTGGATTGGGTCAGCGCGGCGTGTAGGGCCAGGCCACCTCGCCTGCCACATCATCTTCGTTCAGGCGGTCCCAGTCGTCTGGGTAGACCTCGCGGCAGTGCAGCGGGCCGCTTTCGCCGTGCGCCCGGGCAGAACTCTCGGCGTCGTCGTAGGCGCTCAGGATGGAGGGGAACTGAAACTCGGCTTGAGTCAGTGTGACGAACGCCTCGTGGTGCGCCGGTTCTTCGCGCAGGGTGAGTTCGCCCGTGGGCTGCAACGCTCCCGCGTACGGCTGGCAAAGTTCAATCGGGCCGTCGCTGTCGGCATTGACCTCGCCGTGGTAGATGACGAAAGGAGCGGCGGTGGGGGCAGCTCCCTGCGCGGCAAGCTGCTTATGAAGCTCGCGCAGGCCGGCGCCGATGGCGGCGGGAAGTTCGGCCACGCTGACGCGGCGGGTGAGTGTGGCAACCTGCTGAGCGGGGACGGAACGGGTTTGAGCAGCATGGTTCGGCATGGTGGTTTCTCCTTGAAGCTGGCAGAGGATGAAACGGGCAAGCTCTTCGCGGCGGGCATGTTCGGCCCTTTGCTGCGCCCAGAGCGAGCGCAAAAGCTCTGGCCTGTCGGCGGCGGGTGCCTCCAGCACGCGGCGGATGTCGGCCAGAGGCAGCCCCAGACCGCGCAGGCGAGCAATCAGGCGGGCGTCCGGCAACTGCGCGGGTGAATAGAGGCGGTAGCCGCTTTGCTCATCTATTCGCGCAGGTGGCAGCAACTCAAGCTCGTCGTACAGGCGCAGGGCCTTCACACTCAGGCGTGAAGCACTGGCAAAAGCGCTGATGGTGAGGTGAGCAGGGGGGGCGGGGTCAGTCATGGGCGGGGTTCCTCCGGAGGTGCCCCCAGCCTGAGGGCTGCCCCAGGGGACGGGTCAAGGGGGGCTGCTCTCCACCTTTTGCCCGACGCCCCGCCCCCGACCCCGCGCTACACTCGCTGACGTTATGGCGTCCCTGAAATCCGCCCTCCGCACCGCCCAGCACGTCCGCACGGCGACCCGGGGGGCTTTGCTGTGGGGCTACGAGCAGAGGCTCGCCCGTGAGGTGGGGGAACACGGCAAATTGCCCCGGCACCTGGGCCTGATTCTGGACGGCAACCGCCGCTTCGCCAAGGCCGCCGGGTTGCAGCGCGAAATGGGCCACTCTTTCGGCGCGGACAAAGCACACGAGGTGTTGCAGTGGTGCCTGGAACTGGGCATTCCGTCCGCGACCATCTGGGTGCTGAGCACCGACAACGGCGGGCGTGACCCCGAAGAACTCGCCCACATCCTCGGCCTGCTGGAGCGCGAGGCCCGGCAACTGTCGGTGGACCCGCGCATTCACGGCAACCGGGTGCGGGTTCGCGCCATCGGGCAGCACGACAACTTTCCCCCCAACGTGCTCGCCGCGCTGAACAACCTCGAAGAAAGCACCGCCCACTACGACGGCATGCGCCTGAACATCGCCGTGGGCTACGGCGGGCGCGAGGAAATCACCGACGCCGTGCAGAGCTACCTGCGCGGGCAAGCCGCAGCCGGCAAGTCCCTGACCGAAGTCGCCCAGGCCATCACCCCCGACGACATCGGGGCGCACCTTTACGCCGCCGACCAGCCCGACCCCGACTTCATCATCCGCACCAGCGGCGAAATCCGGCTCTCGGGCTTCATGCTCTGGCAAAGCGTCTATTCCGAGTTCTACTTCTGCGACGTGTACTGGCCGGGCTTCCGGCGGGTGGATTTCCTGCGGGCGCTGCGCGATTTTCAGGGCCGCGACAGGCGGTTCGGGAAGTAAAGGGGGGAGGGGGAAGGGGAGAGGGTGGAGAGCAGAGGGTTTTAACCCTTCACTCTCCACCCTCTCCCCTCACCCTTACTTCTGCTTGAGGGTCATTTCCTGCTGCATGTTCATGGTGATGTCGATCACCTGGTCCTCCATCGTCATGCTCAGGCGCATCTGCATGTCGGTGGTGGTGCTCTGGTTGGCGAGCAGGCCGTCGCGGCGGTAGAGCATCGTGGCCTTGCCGCTCATCCGGCTCAGGGTGATGTTCATGTTGCCCGCGTCACCGGGAAGGGTGAAATCCAGCTTCCAGGGCTGGGCACTGAAACTGCTGGCGAAGGCGTGCAGGCCCTGGGCGTTCAGGCCCGTGTAGGTGGTGGTTTCCGTGACCTTGAGCGGCGAACTTTTCAGGTCCACGCTGGCGGCGCCGGGCAGGCTGCCCAGAAGCCCGCCGAGAAAGCCCTGCACGTCCGCGCTGTTGGTGACCGTGCGGCTCTTGCCCTGCACCAGCGGCATGCCGTAGAGGTTGGCCGAGCCGCCCTGCTGACCGTTCAGGGCGTTGAGCTGCTCGGGGGTGAACTTGCTGAGGATTTCGCGCACCTGCGGGTCGGCGCTGTCCACCTTGACCCCCGTGACCTGCCGCTGGCCGCCCGGGGCGACGCGCTCGGTCAGGTTGATGGTGATGTCGCCCGCCGCGCCGCTGCTCTGGGTCACGCGGGTGGACAGGGTGACGTTGCCCGCCGCGTCACGGCCAGTCACGCGGTAGGTTGTCTGGCCGGTGACGGTCTGCGTCATGTTCTGCATGTTCTGGCTGAAGCCCTGCTGGATGGCGTCGCGGGTCAGGTCCAGCGTTTCCTGGTCCACCTCGGCGCCGGGGCGGGCGGTCACGGTCACGTCGCCCAGCTGCACGCGGGTCTTGGTGGTGGTCTGGTGGTTGACAGCGGTGCCGACTGGGGCGCTCAGGCGCAGCGTGCTCGCCGTGACCGGCTGTGCGGCACCGCCCGCGACGGCGAAAGAGGACGAAAGGAGAAGGGCCGACAGGACCAGTCTTTTCATACCGTCAGTTACGGGGGTTGGGGGAAAAGGGTTCCCGGCCCCTTGCAGTCCCCCACAGGTGCCTTCAACTCCCTAGTTTTCGTCAGCGTTCTGTAGGCGGGGCTGCGGCACAATAGGCGGCATGACCGACCTGCCATCCCTGCGGCCCGATGCCCGCCTGGTTCAGCTCCACGCCGAACGGGGCGACCCGCATGACCGCCTGGGCGCGGCGCTGGCCGCCCTGGAAGACACCGACTGGGGCCTGCTGCTCGCGGGCGAGGCGGCGCTGGCCCGGCAACTCGCCGCGCTGCTCGGTCCCGGCACGCTGCGGGTGGACGGGCGCCTGGACGTGAGCCGCTCGGCGCTGGCCGAAGCGGGGCTGGCGGTGGCCGACCTGCACGGCGACCTCGCCGGAGCGCGGGCGGTGTGGCTGCTGGAACCTGACCGTGCCGCCTTCGACCGCGCCCGCCGCGCCGGGGTGCGGGTCATCGTGGACGCCACGCTGGCCCCCGGCAGCGGCTGGCCCCGGCAGGGCGCCGACTACGTGGTCTACCGCAACGGCGTGACCCTGACCGGGCACACCGACGCGCCCCTCGCGGCCCTGTTCGGCTCCGGTGAGGCGCCTGCTCCCGCCGCGCCGCCGCCCAGCGACCTCGCGGTGGCGCTGGCCCTGCGCGACGTGGCGACGTTGCCGTTGCGACTTGCCCGCTTTGCCCGCACCGTCACCCACCTGTCCGAGCGTCTGGGGGCCTCGGTGCGGCAGGCCGGACCCACCGCGCTGCTGCTTGCCCCCGACGCGGCAGCCGACACCGCCAGTCTGCCCGGTGGTCTCCTGGCCGCCGCCCGCCATGTGCCCGACGGCCTGCTGCTCACGCCCGGTCTGGAAGACACCGACCAGGTGCTGACGCTGCTGCGCGACCAGCCCTCACGCGATGTCGCGCAGCGCGAGCGGTCTGTGTACGACCGGCCCTCGCATGACCGGCCTCAGCACGAGCAGCCCGAAGCCGGGCGTCAGGACCCGCGCGAACGCGAGGCTGCCGGGGGACAGCGCAGTGAGGCGCACCCCGAGCCGCGCTTCTCCCGCACCGAGCGCCCCCGTGAGGGCCGGGACCGGATGCGTGAGGACCGCCCGCGTGAGAGCCGTTTCCGTGAAGACCGACCCCAGGAGGACCGTCAGCGGGGTGGGCGCCGTGAGCGCTTCCGCCCGGTGCCAGGGCCGGACCGCCCGGTGTTTGGCCGGGAGCGCCGCGACGAGGTGGCCCGCACGCCGGAGCTGGAGCGCTTTACCTTCGAGGCCCCGCGGCCTGCCCCCGCCGAGGAGCTGCCCTGGGAACCCGAAATCGTCTTCAGCGAGCAGGCCCCCCAGACCGTGCCGCTGACCCACACCGTCAATAACGGCCCCGACGCCCCGTCCCTTGCGGTGGTGCCGCCGCTGGCGGACACGGCCCCCCTCTCGCCGCCCAGCGAGGACGCCGCCGACCTGTCCTCCGCCAGCAATGAAGCCAGCAGTGATGACAGCAGTGTTGACGGCCACGAAGCTGCCGCGCCTGCCATGACCGGGGTGCCCTCCGCCGACGAAGCCGGAGAGGGAAAGACCCTGCAAGAAGGCGATGCAGAGGAAGGGGCCGCTTCTCCTGTCGCCCCCGAGCCGCTGGCTCCCGACCTGCCGAGCACGCCCCCGAGCGCGGACGGAGCGGAAGGCCCCGCCGCCGACCTCACCGAGGAGCAGGCCGCCATCTATGCCCGGCTGCGCGAGTGGCGCAACGCCGAGGCCAAGCGGCAGGAAATCAGCCGCTTCATCGTGGCGAGCAACGCGGCCCTCGCCGAGATCGCCCGCCGCGTGCCCTACACCCTCGACGACCTCGCCGCCGTGCGCGGCATGGGACCGGCGCGGCTTCAGAAATACGGCGAGAAGATTCTGGACGTCGTGCGCGGCTGAGGCTCTTGGCCGTAAGGGGCGAGGGGCCAAGTGTTGGGTCCCTTGCCTCTGTTTTGGCTGCGCCACTCGGCTGATGTCTCTCCTTGCCGCGCCGGGTCACAATGCCCCATGACCGCGCCTGCCGATCTGCCCACCGAATTCCGTACCCCGCGTCTGCTGCTGCGCTCTCCCCGCCCGGAAGATGCCGCCGCGCAGGTGCGGGCGATTGCCGAGTCGCACGCCGAGCTGCGTCGCTGGATGGTGTGGGCGCAGGAGGTGCAGACCCCCCAACAGGCCACCGAGAACCTGACCCGTGCGCAGGCGGCCTACGCGAAGGGCGAGAATCTGCGCCTGCTGGTGTGGAGTGCCGATGGCCGTGAGCTGATCGGCAGCAGCGGCTTTCACGCGCTGGACTGGCGGGTGCCTAAAGCCGAAATCGGGTACTGGATCGCCACGCCGCACACCGGGCAGGGCTACGCGCAGGAGGTCGCGGCCTTTCTAACCGACTACGGCCTGAACACGCTGGGCTTTCGCCGCCTGGAAATACGCTGTGACGCCCGCAACGAGCGCAGCGCCCGCATTCCCCGCGCCCTGGGCTACGTGCAGGACGCGCTGCTCAGAAACGACGACGTGGCCGCCGACGACCCTGGGCAGCTGCGCGACACGCTGGTGTTCAGCCGGGTGCAGTGACGCCCCTTCAGGGCACGATGCGTGTCCCCGCCTCGCCCCGCGCCGCCTGCGCGAGCACGCCCGCCGTCATGCCGCTGGCGATGGTGGCGAAGGGTGCGCCCCGGTCCAGCGCGTCGAGCGCCGCCCGGACCTTCGGAATCATGCCGCCCGCGATCCAGCCCGCCGCAATGCCCTCCTCGACCTCGGCGCGGGTGAGTTGCGTCGCCCGGCTTCCGGGGTCGGGATAGGCGCGGTACACGCCGTCCACGTCGGTCAGAAACACGACGCCCTCGCCCAGCGCCCCGGCCACCGCTCCGGCGGCGGTGTCGGCGTTGACGTTGAGCGCCTCGCCGTCCTCGCCCACCGCCACGCAGCCGACCACCGGGGTCAGGCCCGCGCCGAGCAGGGTGCGCAGCAGCCCGGCGTTCACCCCAGTTACGCGCCCCACCCGCCCGAGTCGGGGGTCGAGCACCTCGGCCCGCAGCAGGGCGCAGTCACGGCCCGTCAGCCCCACCGCCGCGCCGAGGTCCTGCGCAAGCTGCTTGCCCAGCTGACCCAGCGCCATTTCCACCACGTCCATCGCCTGCGGGGTGGTCACGCGCAGCCCGCCGACAAATTCACTTTCCAGGCCCCGCGCCGCGAGTTCTCGCTCGATGACCGGCCCGCCGCCGTGGACGACCACCACCGGAGTTTCGCCGCGCAGGGCCGCGAGTTCACGGGCCACCGCGCGGCGAAGGTCCAGGCTTTTCATCGCGTTGCCGCCGTATTTGACGATCATGCGCCGAGTGTAGGCGCTGGGCGGCCTGCCCTCACCGCGCGGGCGAGGACAGCAGCGGGCGCCGCGTGGCGGGTGAGGAGCCGAGGTCCTTGGCGTACCACGTCATCGCCGGGCGGGCATCGAGCGCAAAGCGGTAGCCCAGGCCCTGCCAGAAGCGGGCGCCGCGCACGTTGTCGCCCAGCACGCTCGCCAGAATCCGGCGGTTGCGCCGCGCGTGCCGCTCCTCCAGTTGCCGTGCGGCCTCGGCGCCCCAGCCCTGGCTCTGGCAGGCCTCCCGAATCAGCAGCAGGTTGATGGTCAGGTCGCCCGGGTCGGGGTACTCGGTCTTGTAGTCCACGCTGCCGACGAGTTCGCCGCCCGGCTCGTGAATCAGTTCGAGCTGGCGGTGCGGGTCCTCGGCCACGGTGAGCAGGTCACGCTGAACTTCCCCCAGTGTGGGGACCTCGCCCCCGAGCAGCGCGAAATAGCCGGGCGTGTCCTGGTACAGCTGATGCAGAATCGGGGCGTGGTGAGGCAAAGCGGGTGTAAAACTCAGACTGCGCTTCAAGGGCGGTCCTCCGGAAGCAGAAAAACAGAAAAGACGTATGAACCGGGTCAGGTCGAAAAGAAGAAGGTCCGGCTCAGCCGCAGAGACCCAGCCGAAGCGGGTTCGTAAATAACTAAATCCCTGCCGAACAATCCGAATATACCGCAATCATTCCAGGGATTGCCCCCGGAACGTGGCCGCCGCCTGTTCAGTTTCTCTTCACCCGCCGCAGAACGCCGGGGCGCTACACTTGGACGTTATGACTGTTCCGGATGCCGCTCCCGCCGTTCCTGCCACGGGTTTTTATGCCGGGCGCCTGAGCCGTCCCGGCGCGGTTCTGGCACCGATGGCCGGGTACAGCGACGCGCCGATGCGCCAGCTTGCCGCCGAGCAGGGGGCGCTGTGGACGGTGAGCGAAATGATCAGCGCCCGGGGTCTGGTGCTGGGCAGCGAGCAGGAGTCGCTCAGTCTGGGCCGGCCCTACCCCGGCGAACAGGGCCGGGCGGTGCAACTGTTCGGCGCCGACCCCGACGTGCTGGCCGACGCGGTGGGCAAGGCGGAGGCGTGGTTTGCGCCCGCCGCCATCGACCTCAACCTCGGCTGCCCGGTGCCCAAGGTGCGCGGTAAGGGCGGGGCCTGCCTGCTTCAGACCCCCGAAGTCGCCTACGCACTCGTGCGGGCCATGCGAGGGGCGACGGGCCTCGACGTGAGCGCCAAAATCCGCCTCGGCTGGGACGAGAACCGCAGCGTGGAAATCGCGCAGGGTCTGGAAGCGGCGGGCGCGGCCATTGTGACCGTTCACGGGCGCACGAGTGCGCAGCGCTATACCGGGCACGCCGACTGGGACGCCATCGGGCGGGTGGCGCAGGCGGTCAGGATTCCGGTCATCGGCAGCGGCGACGTGCTCAGCCCGCAGCAGGCCCGCGAGCGAACGCGGCAAACCGGGGTGGCCGCCGTGATGATCGGGCGCGGCGCGGTGGGCAACCCCTGGATGTTTCGGGCGATGGCCAGCGGCGAGGACACGCTGCCCCCGGCAGAGGAACGCGCCCGCACCGCCCTGCGGCACGCCGAGTTGCAGCACGCCTTTTACACCACGCCGCACCGCCGCGACCCTTCACGGCTGCACGTGGCGAGTATGCGCCCGCTGCGCAAGGTGCTGCCCAAGTACCTGCCCGACCAGCCCGACCTGCACCCGGCGCTGCATCAGGTGGAGACGCTGGACGACGTGCGGGCGGCCCTGGCACCTCTGCTGGACGCTGTCGCGCCTGTCTGATACGGATTCCGATTGAATCTGGTCGTTTC is from Deinococcus wulumuqiensis R12 and encodes:
- a CDS encoding GNAT family N-acetyltransferase, producing the protein MKRSLSFTPALPHHAPILHQLYQDTPGYFALLGGEVPTLGEVQRDLLTVAEDPHRQLELIHEPGGELVGSVDYKTEYPDPGDLTINLLLIREACQSQGWGAEAARQLEERHARRNRRILASVLGDNVRGARFWQGLGYRFALDARPAMTWYAKDLGSSPATRRPLLSSPAR
- a CDS encoding GNAT family N-acetyltransferase, whose translation is MTAPADLPTEFRTPRLLLRSPRPEDAAAQVRAIAESHAELRRWMVWAQEVQTPQQATENLTRAQAAYAKGENLRLLVWSADGRELIGSSGFHALDWRVPKAEIGYWIATPHTGQGYAQEVAAFLTDYGLNTLGFRRLEIRCDARNERSARIPRALGYVQDALLRNDDVAADDPGQLRDTLVFSRVQ
- a CDS encoding MerR family transcriptional regulator: MTDPAPPAHLTISAFASASRLSVKALRLYDELELLPPARIDEQSGYRLYSPAQLPDARLIARLRGLGLPLADIRRVLEAPAADRPELLRSLWAQQRAEHARREELARFILCQLQGETTMPNHAAQTRSVPAQQVATLTRRVSVAELPAAIGAGLRELHKQLAAQGAAPTAAPFVIYHGEVNADSDGPIELCQPYAGALQPTGELTLREEPAHHEAFVTLTQAEFQFPSILSAYDDAESSARAHGESGPLHCREVYPDDWDRLNEDDVAGEVAWPYTPR
- a CDS encoding HRDC domain-containing protein, with the translated sequence MTDLPSLRPDARLVQLHAERGDPHDRLGAALAALEDTDWGLLLAGEAALARQLAALLGPGTLRVDGRLDVSRSALAEAGLAVADLHGDLAGARAVWLLEPDRAAFDRARRAGVRVIVDATLAPGSGWPRQGADYVVYRNGVTLTGHTDAPLAALFGSGEAPAPAAPPPSDLAVALALRDVATLPLRLARFARTVTHLSERLGASVRQAGPTALLLAPDAAADTASLPGGLLAAARHVPDGLLLTPGLEDTDQVLTLLRDQPSRDVAQRERSVYDRPSHDRPQHEQPEAGRQDPREREAAGGQRSEAHPEPRFSRTERPREGRDRMREDRPRESRFREDRPQEDRQRGGRRERFRPVPGPDRPVFGRERRDEVARTPELERFTFEAPRPAPAEELPWEPEIVFSEQAPQTVPLTHTVNNGPDAPSLAVVPPLADTAPLSPPSEDAADLSSASNEASSDDSSVDGHEAAAPAMTGVPSADEAGEGKTLQEGDAEEGAASPVAPEPLAPDLPSTPPSADGAEGPAADLTEEQAAIYARLREWRNAEAKRQEISRFIVASNAALAEIARRVPYTLDDLAAVRGMGPARLQKYGEKILDVVRG
- a CDS encoding tRNA dihydrouridine synthase, whose amino-acid sequence is MTVPDAAPAVPATGFYAGRLSRPGAVLAPMAGYSDAPMRQLAAEQGALWTVSEMISARGLVLGSEQESLSLGRPYPGEQGRAVQLFGADPDVLADAVGKAEAWFAPAAIDLNLGCPVPKVRGKGGACLLQTPEVAYALVRAMRGATGLDVSAKIRLGWDENRSVEIAQGLEAAGAAIVTVHGRTSAQRYTGHADWDAIGRVAQAVRIPVIGSGDVLSPQQARERTRQTGVAAVMIGRGAVGNPWMFRAMASGEDTLPPAEERARTALRHAELQHAFYTTPHRRDPSRLHVASMRPLRKVLPKYLPDQPDLHPALHQVETLDDVRAALAPLLDAVAPV
- a CDS encoding isoprenyl transferase — encoded protein: MASLKSALRTAQHVRTATRGALLWGYEQRLAREVGEHGKLPRHLGLILDGNRRFAKAAGLQREMGHSFGADKAHEVLQWCLELGIPSATIWVLSTDNGGRDPEELAHILGLLEREARQLSVDPRIHGNRVRVRAIGQHDNFPPNVLAALNNLEESTAHYDGMRLNIAVGYGGREEITDAVQSYLRGQAAAGKSLTEVAQAITPDDIGAHLYAADQPDPDFIIRTSGEIRLSGFMLWQSVYSEFYFCDVYWPGFRRVDFLRALRDFQGRDRRFGK
- the argB gene encoding acetylglutamate kinase, translated to MIVKYGGNAMKSLDLRRAVARELAALRGETPVVVVHGGGPVIERELAARGLESEFVGGLRVTTPQAMDVVEMALGQLGKQLAQDLGAAVGLTGRDCALLRAEVLDPRLGRVGRVTGVNAGLLRTLLGAGLTPVVGCVAVGEDGEALNVNADTAAGAVAGALGEGVVFLTDVDGVYRAYPDPGSRATQLTRAEVEEGIAAGWIAGGMIPKVRAALDALDRGAPFATIASGMTAGVLAQAARGEAGTRIVP